One stretch of Streptomyces sp. A2-16 DNA includes these proteins:
- a CDS encoding LysR family transcriptional regulator has product MELLHLRYFVAVAQELNFSTAARKLHMAASPLSRRIKDLENELGHRLFDRDTHHVTLTQAGSTLLPIARGVLEQVDSIRWRLDETARPRRTTLLLGVPSGIHPDLRERMDALAARAGDRFDIKRWPGGTDRLVDAVVDGRLAMTLARLPAGGDPALEVLPVMSERLGAVLPRDRFEGRERVALAELAELSYVASPTAATTAYFRGLDQQLSELGIRKRIEIRGSTFEGISEIVSSGLAFSISMLDPGSPTHKYRLDNVTVLPFSDFHPRLETGLIWRKDRGQGGDLDEVVSVAREVFAQPLHS; this is encoded by the coding sequence GTGGAACTCCTGCATCTGCGTTACTTCGTCGCCGTCGCCCAGGAACTGAACTTCTCCACCGCGGCCCGCAAGCTGCACATGGCGGCCTCCCCGCTGAGCAGACGGATCAAGGACCTCGAGAACGAACTCGGGCACCGGCTGTTCGACCGCGACACCCACCATGTGACGCTCACCCAGGCCGGCAGCACCTTGTTGCCCATCGCGCGGGGTGTGCTGGAGCAGGTCGACTCCATCCGGTGGCGTCTGGACGAGACGGCCCGGCCGCGTCGGACCACCCTGCTGCTCGGTGTGCCGAGCGGCATCCATCCGGACCTGCGCGAGCGGATGGATGCGCTGGCAGCGCGGGCGGGCGACCGGTTCGACATCAAGCGCTGGCCGGGAGGCACCGACCGCCTCGTCGACGCGGTGGTGGACGGCAGGCTCGCGATGACCCTGGCCCGCCTCCCGGCCGGCGGCGACCCCGCCCTGGAAGTGCTGCCGGTGATGTCGGAGCGGCTCGGCGCGGTCCTGCCCCGGGACCGCTTCGAGGGACGCGAGCGCGTCGCGCTGGCGGAACTGGCGGAACTCTCCTACGTCGCCTCCCCCACGGCCGCGACCACCGCGTACTTCCGCGGACTCGACCAGCAGCTCTCGGAACTCGGCATTAGGAAACGCATCGAAATCAGGGGATCAACCTTCGAGGGAATTTCCGAGATAGTGTCCAGCGGACTGGCATTCTCCATTTCCATGCTGGACCCCGGGAGCCCCACTCACAAATACCGTCTCGACAATGTGACCGTCCTGCCCTTCTCCGACTTCCATCCGAGGCTGGAGACCGGGCTGATCTGGCGAAAGGATCGAGGCCAGGGCGGCGACCTGGACGAAGTCGTGTCCGTGGCGCGCGAAGTGTTCGCTCAACCACTCCACTCATAA
- a CDS encoding cytochrome P450: MTDPTQDPRFLQDPYPTYAAMRSSCPVQPLPTGSGGHPGYVVTGYAEAREALGDARLSKDTAAFFAGKKSRRRLHPAVAHTMLATDPPRHTRLRKLVTKAFTNGAVAQLRPFIARVTDELLDQWPVGERFDFVAALAVPLPVIVICELLGVPAGDRPAVRRWSGELFAAGRPDVIDAASHSMADYMTGLVAAKRLDPGDCFLDRLIAARDGAERLSEEELVSLAVLLLVAGHETTTNFLGNAALALLQRPAELDRLRQDPDDVPAVLDELLRFDSPVSTATFRYTTEAVTLGGVDIPAGVPVLVALGAANRDPVRFPSPDLLDLDRDAAAHLGFGHGIHRCVGAPLAKAEAEIALRAVLTRFPGIRLAVPSDRLQWRRTRLVRGLAALPVVV, encoded by the coding sequence ATGACCGACCCGACTCAGGACCCCCGCTTCCTGCAGGACCCCTACCCCACCTATGCGGCCATGCGGTCCAGTTGCCCCGTGCAGCCCCTGCCCACCGGGTCCGGTGGTCACCCCGGCTACGTGGTCACCGGCTACGCGGAAGCCCGGGAAGCCCTCGGCGACGCTCGGCTCTCGAAGGACACGGCCGCGTTCTTCGCGGGCAAAAAGTCACGCCGTCGTCTGCACCCGGCGGTGGCGCACACCATGCTGGCCACCGATCCACCCCGGCACACCCGGCTGCGCAAGTTGGTGACCAAGGCGTTCACGAACGGAGCCGTCGCGCAGCTGCGTCCGTTCATCGCTCGCGTCACCGACGAGTTGCTGGATCAGTGGCCCGTCGGCGAACGGTTCGACTTCGTGGCCGCCCTGGCGGTACCGCTGCCGGTCATCGTGATCTGCGAACTGCTCGGAGTCCCTGCGGGAGATCGGCCCGCCGTCCGGCGCTGGTCCGGAGAGCTGTTCGCGGCAGGCAGGCCCGACGTCATCGACGCGGCCTCGCATTCCATGGCCGACTACATGACGGGCCTCGTCGCCGCCAAACGCCTGGACCCCGGTGACTGCTTCCTCGACCGACTCATCGCGGCGCGCGACGGAGCGGAGCGTCTGAGCGAGGAGGAACTGGTCTCCCTGGCGGTACTGCTGCTCGTGGCCGGGCACGAGACCACCACCAACTTCCTGGGCAACGCCGCCCTGGCACTGCTGCAGCGCCCCGCCGAGCTGGACCGCCTTCGGCAGGATCCGGACGACGTCCCGGCCGTGCTGGACGAGCTGCTCCGGTTCGATTCCCCCGTCAGTACGGCCACATTCCGGTACACGACGGAGGCGGTCACGCTCGGCGGTGTCGACATCCCTGCGGGGGTGCCGGTACTGGTCGCTCTCGGCGCGGCCAACCGCGACCCCGTGCGGTTCCCGTCGCCGGACCTGCTCGACCTGGACCGGGACGCCGCCGCCCATCTCGGCTTCGGCCACGGCATCCACCGCTGCGTCGGCGCGCCCCTGGCCAAGGCGGAGGCGGAGATCGCCCTGCGAGCGGTGCTGACGCGCTTCCCCGGCATCCGGCTCGCGGTACCGTCCGACCGACTGCAATGGCGGCGCACTCGCCTTGTCCGCGGACTCGCGGCGCTTCCCGTCGTGGTGTAG
- a CDS encoding crotonase/enoyl-CoA hydratase family protein, translating into MNSITPPLVRTERIGSTLLITLDRPEARNAVDAAVAAQLAAALDELEADPDLRAGVLTGEGGTFSAGMDLKAALRGESPEIEGRGFGGLTEAAPGKPLIAAVEGFAMGGGFELALACDLIVTAEDARFGLPEVKRGLIAAGGGVIRLPKRIPHHLAMEFLLTGEPVDGRRAGELGLANRVTARGQAVAEALRLAQRLAENAPLALAAVKRVVRAADGAPDSEAFAYQRTQMKTLMASDDVREGMTAFAERRPAQWTGR; encoded by the coding sequence ATGAACAGCATCACACCTCCCCTCGTCCGCACCGAACGCATCGGCTCCACCCTTCTCATCACCCTCGACCGCCCCGAGGCCCGCAACGCCGTCGACGCGGCCGTCGCCGCCCAACTGGCAGCTGCTCTCGACGAGTTGGAGGCCGACCCCGACCTGCGGGCCGGCGTCCTGACCGGCGAGGGCGGCACGTTCAGCGCCGGAATGGACCTCAAGGCGGCCCTGCGCGGCGAGTCACCCGAGATCGAGGGCCGCGGCTTCGGCGGTCTGACCGAGGCCGCGCCCGGCAAGCCCCTGATCGCCGCCGTGGAGGGCTTCGCCATGGGCGGCGGCTTCGAACTGGCCCTGGCCTGCGATCTGATCGTCACCGCCGAGGACGCCCGGTTCGGCCTGCCCGAGGTCAAGCGCGGACTCATCGCCGCGGGCGGTGGCGTGATCCGACTGCCCAAGCGCATCCCCCACCACCTCGCCATGGAGTTCCTGCTCACCGGCGAGCCCGTCGACGGCCGTCGCGCCGGCGAACTGGGCCTCGCCAACCGGGTCACCGCGCGCGGACAGGCCGTCGCCGAGGCCCTGCGCCTTGCCCAGCGGCTGGCGGAGAACGCCCCGCTCGCCCTCGCCGCGGTCAAGCGGGTGGTCCGCGCCGCCGACGGCGCCCCCGACTCCGAGGCCTTCGCCTACCAGCGCACGCAGATGAAGACCCTGATGGCCTCCGACGACGTACGCGAGGGCATGACCGCCTTCGCCGAACGCCGCCCCGCGCAGTGGACGGGACGGTGA
- a CDS encoding peptidoglycan-binding protein: MGRLTFPVRTDPVRTEDTNPPHRSAHRTGQGWRIRVGTFAATAAMISAGMLLGAGPASAAPAPIRLTSASCPNEIVQGQTSGCVTELQNLLNAHGAGLQVDGQFGAATLYAVREYQAATAIAVDGRVGPATKSKLYATGGSAPAPINLNSSSCPANLVQGAKGGCVTELQRLLIHHGYVVDVDGDFGAGTASAVRSFQSAHGLSVDGQVGTNTKRELYDTDESPSTGLDLRSASCPANIVEGQSGGCVATLQSLLNGKGYHLDVDGSFGPQTLAAVKAFQSASGLSADGQVGPNTKAALYANIGGGGGNGAPAPINLNSASCPNEIVQGQRSGCVTELQSLLNHHGADLAVDGDFGPLTNSAVRDFQAEKGLSVDGQVGPNTKAALYGAVTPPSSPAPGGGYAKILDVAAAEAGTVEGSARANSYGSAVGLSLSTSNYAWCATFVSWVAKQTGATSYRNTYVSGWVKQARAGNYHLSVTTSPQPGDIVAFDWDGGSDFTGGHEHIGIVRTVSGSSFTTVEGNTGNPNGGGDGVYVKSRSTNSGYDVVFIRVR; this comes from the coding sequence ATGGGAAGACTCACATTCCCCGTTCGCACCGACCCCGTTCGCACCGAGGACACGAATCCACCGCACCGGTCCGCGCACCGCACCGGGCAGGGCTGGCGGATCCGCGTCGGGACCTTCGCGGCCACCGCTGCGATGATCTCGGCCGGCATGCTGCTCGGTGCCGGCCCGGCGTCCGCGGCGCCGGCCCCGATCAGGCTGACGTCCGCTTCCTGCCCCAACGAGATCGTGCAGGGCCAGACGAGCGGCTGTGTCACGGAGTTGCAGAACCTGCTCAACGCGCACGGCGCCGGTCTGCAGGTGGACGGGCAGTTCGGCGCGGCCACGCTCTACGCGGTCCGCGAGTACCAGGCCGCCACCGCCATCGCGGTGGACGGGCGGGTGGGCCCCGCGACCAAGAGCAAGCTGTACGCGACCGGCGGCTCGGCACCCGCCCCCATCAACCTCAACTCCTCCTCGTGCCCAGCGAACCTCGTGCAGGGCGCCAAGGGCGGCTGCGTCACCGAGCTCCAGCGGCTGCTGATCCACCACGGCTACGTGGTCGACGTGGACGGCGACTTCGGCGCCGGGACCGCGAGTGCCGTCCGCAGCTTCCAGTCCGCCCACGGCCTCTCGGTCGACGGTCAGGTCGGCACCAACACCAAGCGCGAGTTGTACGACACCGACGAGTCACCGTCGACGGGCCTGGACCTGAGGTCGGCGTCCTGCCCGGCGAACATCGTCGAGGGGCAGAGCGGCGGGTGCGTCGCCACGCTGCAGTCCCTGCTGAACGGCAAGGGGTACCACCTCGACGTCGACGGCAGCTTCGGCCCGCAGACGCTGGCGGCCGTCAAGGCGTTCCAGTCCGCGAGCGGCCTCAGCGCCGACGGTCAGGTCGGCCCGAACACCAAGGCCGCCCTGTACGCGAACATCGGCGGTGGCGGCGGCAACGGCGCGCCCGCGCCGATCAACCTGAACTCCGCCTCCTGCCCGAACGAGATCGTGCAGGGCCAGCGCAGCGGCTGCGTCACCGAGTTGCAGAGCCTGCTCAACCACCATGGCGCCGATCTCGCCGTCGACGGCGACTTCGGTCCGCTCACCAACAGCGCCGTCAGGGACTTCCAGGCCGAGAAGGGCCTCTCCGTCGACGGTCAGGTGGGACCGAACACCAAGGCGGCCCTGTACGGCGCGGTCACCCCGCCGTCGTCGCCCGCGCCCGGTGGCGGTTACGCCAAGATCCTCGATGTGGCTGCGGCCGAGGCCGGTACGGTCGAGGGCAGCGCCCGTGCGAACAGCTACGGCTCGGCCGTGGGGCTTTCGCTGTCCACCAGCAACTACGCCTGGTGCGCGACCTTCGTGAGCTGGGTGGCCAAGCAGACCGGAGCCACCTCCTACCGCAACACCTACGTCTCGGGCTGGGTCAAGCAGGCGCGGGCCGGCAACTACCACCTCTCCGTGACGACCAGCCCGCAGCCGGGTGACATCGTGGCCTTCGACTGGGACGGCGGAAGCGACTTCACCGGCGGCCACGAGCACATAGGCATCGTGCGCACCGTGTCCGGGTCTTCGTTCACCACCGTCGAGGGCAACACGGGCAACCCCAACGGCGGCGGTGACGGCGTCTACGTCAAGTCCCGTTCCACGAACAGCGGTTACGACGTGGTCTTCATCCGCGTCCGCTGA
- a CDS encoding class I SAM-dependent methyltransferase, whose protein sequence is MSGHHDHGPSGEHAEQAATEMFEPPAWDERYAGQGRYWSGEPNPQLVAAAGDLAPGTALDVGCGEGGDVVWLAGQGWRVTGADFSAEGLARAADHVEQAGVADRVEWWRVDARTFDAGDRSYDLVTSHYLHAPDGGMVEVTRRLAEAVAPGGLLLVVGHAPSHEFTHLSESHRKAMFLAAELLPGLPEDFEPLVVEQRSRTLKRDTGPVEAEDSVLLARRAKS, encoded by the coding sequence GTGTCAGGACACCACGACCACGGTCCGAGCGGCGAACACGCCGAGCAGGCGGCCACCGAGATGTTCGAGCCGCCGGCCTGGGACGAGCGGTACGCGGGGCAGGGGCGGTACTGGAGCGGCGAGCCCAATCCGCAGCTGGTCGCCGCCGCCGGTGACCTCGCTCCGGGCACCGCGCTCGACGTGGGCTGCGGCGAGGGCGGTGACGTCGTCTGGCTCGCCGGGCAGGGCTGGCGGGTGACCGGCGCCGATTTCTCGGCCGAGGGCCTCGCCCGCGCCGCCGACCACGTGGAACAGGCCGGTGTGGCCGACCGGGTCGAGTGGTGGCGGGTGGACGCCAGGACCTTCGATGCCGGCGACCGCTCGTACGACCTGGTCACCAGCCACTATCTCCACGCGCCCGACGGCGGCATGGTCGAGGTGACCCGCCGTCTCGCCGAGGCCGTCGCCCCCGGCGGGTTGCTGCTGGTCGTGGGTCACGCGCCGTCCCACGAGTTCACGCATCTGTCGGAGAGCCACCGCAAGGCGATGTTCCTGGCCGCGGAACTCCTTCCCGGCCTGCCGGAGGACTTCGAGCCCCTGGTGGTGGAGCAGCGCAGCCGCACGCTCAAGCGGGACACCGGTCCGGTGGAGGCAGAGGACTCGGTGCTCCTGGCCCGCCGCGCGAAGAGCTGA
- a CDS encoding 3-hydroxyacyl-CoA dehydrogenase NAD-binding domain-containing protein — protein MTRTFRTAAVVGAGTIGLSWTALFAAHGLTVRVSDPRPDLAEAVKEALAQYAPHLAARGLDVAALDERVHVAADIAEAVRDADVVQENGPERLEFKKDLFATLTREAPAHALLLSSSSAIPSTAFTGELSDGDAARVLIGHPFNPPHLLPLVEVVPGERTGEETVRAALDFYTSVGRTPVVERKEIPGFVGNRLQNALSREAVHLVEQGVVTPEDLDKVMTNSLGLRWATVGPFLGSHLGGGPGGYRHLVQHIGASMQRTGAGLGTPSQSEEQQERLIEAVEKAYGSSMYSQLAETRDRKQLAVLSALDSTDKDSTDKDATFKEEN, from the coding sequence ATGACCCGCACCTTCCGTACGGCCGCCGTCGTCGGCGCCGGCACCATCGGACTGTCCTGGACGGCCCTGTTCGCCGCACACGGGCTGACCGTCCGGGTGAGCGACCCCCGGCCGGACCTCGCCGAGGCCGTGAAGGAGGCCCTGGCCCAGTACGCGCCCCACCTCGCCGCCCGCGGCCTGGACGTGGCCGCTCTGGACGAACGGGTACATGTGGCCGCCGACATCGCCGAAGCGGTCCGGGACGCGGACGTCGTCCAGGAGAACGGCCCGGAGCGGCTGGAGTTCAAGAAGGACCTGTTCGCCACCCTCACCCGCGAGGCACCCGCCCACGCGCTCCTGCTGAGCTCCTCGTCGGCGATCCCCTCGACCGCGTTCACCGGCGAGCTGTCCGACGGCGACGCCGCCCGTGTCCTGATCGGCCACCCCTTCAACCCGCCGCACCTCCTCCCGCTCGTGGAGGTGGTCCCCGGCGAACGCACCGGCGAGGAAACCGTGCGGGCGGCCCTCGACTTCTACACCTCGGTGGGACGCACCCCGGTCGTCGAGCGCAAGGAGATCCCCGGCTTCGTCGGCAACCGCCTCCAGAACGCGCTCAGCCGCGAGGCCGTGCATCTCGTCGAGCAGGGCGTCGTGACCCCCGAGGACCTCGACAAGGTCATGACCAACTCACTGGGCCTGCGCTGGGCCACCGTGGGCCCCTTCCTCGGCTCCCACCTCGGCGGCGGCCCCGGTGGCTACCGACACCTCGTCCAGCACATCGGCGCCTCGATGCAGCGGACGGGAGCGGGCCTCGGCACCCCGTCACAGAGCGAGGAACAGCAGGAACGGCTCATCGAAGCCGTAGAGAAGGCTTACGGCTCCTCCATGTACTCGCAACTCGCCGAGACGCGCGACCGCAAGCAACTCGCAGTCCTTTCCGCCCTGGACAGCACCGACAAGGACAGCACCGACAAGGACGCCACCTTCAAGGAGGAGAACTGA
- a CDS encoding acyl-CoA dehydrogenase family protein: protein MTTAPVGPLTGELTADFYHYESLLPDDERKILLKARALMRDEVKPLVNDHWARDRFPTELIGLFRDSGLAGLPYEGYGEHKPAVSNLLSGTLAMEMARTDASVSTFFGVHNGLAMYSVHSGGGQEQRDRWLPAMASMDKIGAFAMTEPLGGSDVAGGMRTTARREGDTWVLNGAKKWIGNATFADLVVVWARDVDDNHVKGFVVEKGTPGFDPVKIEGKVAFRIVENAEITLTDVRVPEADRLQNINSFRDVAEILRATRSGVAWQALGVMTGAYELALDYARERRQFGRPIGGFQLVQDLLVKSLGNITASWGMLVQLARLQDAGIFRDEHSALAKAFVTSRMREVVAFSREIFGGNGILLDHDIARFFADAEAIYSFEGTREMNTLIVGKSITGQSAFV from the coding sequence ATGACCACCGCACCCGTCGGCCCCCTCACCGGCGAACTGACCGCGGACTTCTACCACTACGAGTCGCTGCTCCCGGACGACGAGCGCAAGATCCTCCTCAAGGCCCGCGCCCTCATGCGCGACGAGGTCAAGCCGCTGGTCAACGACCACTGGGCCAGGGACCGGTTCCCCACCGAGCTCATCGGCCTGTTCCGTGACAGCGGACTCGCCGGCCTGCCCTACGAGGGCTACGGCGAGCACAAGCCCGCCGTCAGCAACCTCCTCTCCGGCACGCTCGCCATGGAGATGGCCCGCACCGACGCCTCGGTGTCCACCTTCTTCGGCGTCCACAACGGCCTGGCCATGTACTCCGTCCACTCCGGCGGCGGCCAGGAACAGCGCGACCGCTGGCTGCCCGCGATGGCCTCGATGGACAAGATCGGCGCGTTCGCGATGACCGAGCCCCTCGGCGGCTCCGACGTGGCGGGCGGCATGCGCACCACCGCACGGCGCGAGGGCGACACCTGGGTTCTGAACGGGGCCAAGAAGTGGATCGGCAACGCCACCTTCGCCGACCTTGTCGTGGTGTGGGCCCGGGACGTGGACGACAACCACGTCAAGGGCTTCGTCGTCGAGAAGGGCACGCCCGGCTTCGACCCGGTGAAGATCGAGGGCAAGGTCGCCTTCCGCATCGTGGAGAACGCGGAGATCACCCTGACCGACGTCCGGGTGCCGGAGGCCGACCGCCTGCAGAACATCAACTCCTTCCGCGATGTCGCGGAGATCCTGCGTGCCACCCGCAGCGGGGTCGCCTGGCAGGCACTGGGCGTCATGACCGGCGCCTACGAACTGGCCCTCGACTACGCCCGCGAGCGCCGCCAGTTCGGCCGCCCCATCGGGGGTTTCCAGCTCGTGCAGGACCTGCTGGTCAAGAGCCTCGGCAACATCACCGCGTCCTGGGGCATGCTCGTCCAGCTCGCCCGGCTCCAGGACGCTGGCATCTTCCGCGACGAACACTCCGCCCTGGCCAAGGCGTTCGTCACCTCCCGGATGCGGGAGGTCGTGGCCTTCAGCCGTGAGATCTTCGGCGGCAACGGAATCCTCCTCGACCACGACATCGCCCGCTTCTTCGCCGACGCCGAGGCGATCTACTCCTTCGAGGGCACCCGCGAGATGAACACCCTGATCGTGGGCAAGTCGATCACCGGCCAGAGCGCCTTCGTGTGA
- a CDS encoding CoA transferase yields the protein MTDFTDTATGPLEGLRVIDLSTVVMGPYAAQILGDLGADVIKIESPADTVRNGHYRTTPGMTPLNLNVNRNKRSVSLNLKDDTDHARALRLIDTADVLITNMRPGALHRLGLSYDDIADRNPGLVYAHAQGFRSDSDRAGNAAYDETVQAASGLVDIADRALGEPVYLPTIIGDKVSSLTIAYSVLAALLHRGRTGKGQLVEIPMTDTLIAFNLVEHLAGHTHVPETGPTGFGLSMLKGHKAVRTKDGLACVMPYNPHNYRDFFTAAGRPDLAEDPRVNADAIDSADHEDLAALLEACAPALTTEEWAEVCAKHSIPMAPVLELDRAHEDPYVQDGHLLDTTEHPTEGTIRTVGIPVRFSATPGSIRRLAPVMGQDTDDVLAELAATTR from the coding sequence ATGACGGATTTCACGGACACTGCCACCGGCCCTCTGGAAGGTCTGCGGGTGATCGACCTCTCGACCGTCGTGATGGGCCCCTACGCCGCCCAGATCCTCGGAGACCTGGGCGCCGACGTGATCAAGATCGAGTCCCCCGCCGACACCGTGCGCAACGGTCACTACCGCACCACGCCGGGCATGACCCCGCTGAACCTCAACGTCAACCGCAACAAGCGCAGCGTGTCCCTCAACCTCAAGGACGACACGGACCACGCGCGAGCCCTGCGGCTGATCGACACCGCGGACGTGCTGATCACCAACATGCGGCCCGGCGCACTGCACCGCCTGGGCCTGTCCTACGACGACATCGCCGACCGCAATCCCGGCCTCGTCTACGCACACGCCCAGGGCTTCCGCAGCGACTCCGACCGGGCCGGCAACGCCGCGTACGACGAGACCGTGCAGGCCGCCTCCGGTCTGGTCGACATCGCCGACCGCGCACTGGGCGAGCCCGTCTACCTGCCCACCATCATCGGCGACAAGGTCTCCTCACTGACCATCGCCTACAGCGTGCTCGCGGCGCTGCTGCACCGCGGCCGCACCGGCAAGGGCCAGCTCGTCGAGATCCCGATGACGGACACGTTGATCGCGTTCAACCTGGTCGAGCACCTGGCGGGCCACACCCATGTACCCGAGACGGGCCCCACCGGTTTCGGCCTGTCGATGCTCAAGGGCCACAAGGCCGTGCGCACCAAGGACGGCCTGGCCTGCGTCATGCCGTACAACCCGCACAACTACCGGGACTTCTTCACCGCCGCGGGACGCCCGGACCTCGCCGAGGACCCGAGGGTCAACGCGGACGCCATCGACAGCGCCGACCACGAGGACCTGGCCGCGCTGCTGGAGGCCTGCGCCCCGGCGCTGACCACCGAGGAGTGGGCGGAGGTGTGCGCCAAGCACAGCATCCCGATGGCCCCGGTACTGGAACTGGACCGCGCGCACGAGGACCCGTACGTCCAGGACGGCCACCTCCTCGACACCACCGAGCACCCGACCGAGGGCACCATCCGCACCGTCGGCATCCCGGTGCGCTTCTCCGCGACGCCCGGCTCGATCCGCCGTCTGGCACCGGTCATGGGCCAGGACACCGACGACGTCCTCGCCGAGCTCGCCGCCACCACCCGCTGA
- a CDS encoding acetoacetate decarboxylase, with protein MRTEEVRQHLTTPLTSPAYAPTVPRFTDREYLNIVYRTDPDALRAVVPEPLRIDEPLVRFEVMKMGDVSGYGPYTEAGQAVPVEFEGERGEYLHAMFLDNFPATTSGREVSAYPKVIGSPALYIDSGALVGTLDHGALRVATATMGYKHHELDLREAESQITVPTFMLKTIPGYDGLPRVQELVRSRITDVTVKQAWTGPARLQLFQHVLAPLADLPVLEVVAASHILTDLTLAGVEPVHDYLKGVAS; from the coding sequence ATGAGGACCGAAGAGGTACGACAGCACCTCACCACCCCGCTCACCAGCCCCGCCTACGCGCCGACGGTCCCACGGTTCACCGACCGCGAGTACCTCAACATCGTCTACCGCACCGACCCCGACGCCCTGCGCGCCGTCGTCCCCGAACCCCTGCGTATCGACGAGCCGTTGGTGCGCTTCGAAGTGATGAAGATGGGCGACGTCAGCGGATACGGCCCCTACACGGAGGCGGGACAGGCCGTCCCGGTCGAGTTCGAGGGCGAGCGGGGCGAGTACCTGCACGCGATGTTCCTCGACAACTTCCCGGCGACCACCTCCGGCCGCGAGGTCTCCGCCTACCCGAAGGTCATCGGCTCCCCCGCGCTGTACATCGACTCCGGCGCTCTCGTCGGCACCCTCGACCACGGTGCACTGCGGGTCGCCACCGCCACCATGGGCTACAAGCACCACGAACTCGACCTGCGCGAGGCCGAGTCGCAGATCACCGTGCCGACGTTCATGCTCAAGACGATCCCCGGCTACGACGGTCTGCCGCGCGTGCAGGAACTCGTCCGCAGCCGCATCACCGACGTCACCGTCAAGCAGGCATGGACCGGCCCCGCCCGGCTGCAGCTGTTCCAGCACGTCCTCGCTCCCCTGGCCGACCTGCCGGTGCTGGAGGTCGTCGCCGCGAGCCACATCCTCACCGACCTGACGCTGGCGGGCGTCGAACCGGTCCACGACTACCTGAAGGGGGTCGCGTCATGA
- a CDS encoding FAD-dependent oxidoreductase: MQHRIIVLGAGYSGAIAAGRLAKRLRREDVAITLVNAEPDFVERVRMHQLAVGQDLKPRPLREMFAGTGVELKLAKVTSIDVDGKTVAVESAEGTAELPYDTLVYALGSAWNDHGVPGVAEHAHQIASRPGALRLRERLSRLAEGETVLVVGGGLTGLEFVTEVAEARPDLDVVLAARAELGDWLSPKGRAHLRKVVGGLGITVHENTAVTAVEADRVTTADGRTIPAAVTVWTTGFAVHPLAAGTSLELADDGRIVVDATMRSLSHPDVYAVGDAGHALGKGDKPLRMSCASGTPMAWQAADSIAARLTGGKLPDVPLRYFNQCISLGRKEGLIQFVTADDRAVDRALTGRLAARYKELICKGAAWSVANPTLGVPARRRRVVAGQVASEGTARVAA; encoded by the coding sequence ATGCAGCACCGGATCATCGTCCTCGGCGCCGGCTACAGCGGAGCGATCGCGGCCGGCCGGCTCGCCAAGCGGCTGCGCCGCGAGGACGTCGCCATCACCCTCGTCAACGCCGAGCCCGACTTCGTCGAGCGGGTCCGGATGCACCAGCTGGCCGTCGGCCAGGACCTCAAGCCGCGCCCGCTGCGTGAGATGTTCGCCGGCACGGGTGTCGAGCTGAAGCTCGCGAAGGTCACCTCGATCGACGTGGACGGCAAGACGGTCGCGGTGGAGAGCGCCGAGGGCACGGCGGAACTGCCGTACGACACCCTCGTCTACGCCCTCGGCAGCGCCTGGAACGACCATGGCGTCCCGGGCGTCGCCGAGCACGCCCACCAGATCGCGAGCCGCCCCGGAGCGCTCCGGCTGCGGGAGCGGCTGTCCCGGCTGGCCGAGGGCGAGACGGTCCTCGTCGTGGGCGGCGGGCTGACCGGTCTGGAGTTCGTGACGGAGGTGGCCGAGGCCCGCCCCGACCTCGACGTCGTGCTCGCCGCGCGCGCTGAACTGGGCGACTGGCTGTCCCCGAAGGGCCGCGCCCACCTGCGCAAGGTCGTCGGCGGACTCGGCATCACCGTGCACGAGAACACCGCGGTGACCGCGGTCGAGGCGGACCGGGTCACCACCGCGGACGGTCGCACCATCCCGGCCGCCGTCACCGTCTGGACGACGGGCTTCGCGGTCCACCCGCTGGCCGCGGGCACGAGCCTCGAACTCGCCGACGACGGCCGGATCGTGGTCGACGCGACGATGCGTTCGCTCTCGCACCCGGACGTGTACGCGGTCGGCGACGCCGGTCACGCCCTGGGCAAGGGCGACAAGCCACTGCGCATGTCCTGCGCCTCGGGCACCCCCATGGCCTGGCAGGCAGCCGACTCCATCGCTGCCCGACTGACCGGCGGCAAGCTGCCCGACGTACCGCTGCGCTACTTCAACCAGTGCATTTCCCTCGGCCGCAAGGAGGGCCTGATCCAGTTCGTCACCGCCGACGACCGCGCCGTGGACCGGGCCCTGACCGGGCGCCTCGCGGCCCGCTACAAGGAGCTGATCTGCAAGGGCGCGGCCTGGAGCGTCGCCAACCCGACGCTGGGCGTTCCGGCGCGACGGCGACGGGTGGTGGCGGGCCAGGTGGCGTCGGAGGGGACGGCACGGGTGGCGGCGTGA